One Vidua chalybeata isolate OUT-0048 chromosome 13, bVidCha1 merged haplotype, whole genome shotgun sequence genomic window carries:
- the MINAR1 gene encoding major intrinsically disordered Notch2-binding receptor 1, with protein MESSQESSLFLVKILEELDTKQNTVSYQDLCKSLCARFDLSQLAKLRSVLFYTACLDPNFPATLFKDKMRCTVNNQQSKKIMVAADIVTIFNLIQMNGGVAKEKLPVARHKVKKKESFESCRSDTEICNMAECVPDCVPNCELNDQDFNRGFPVRRSSKCRKMDCKDCQQFVPSSEPNFLLGVNKDVKGRAASLDRLQALASYSIATSPPCEMQSTYFPMNIENESISDQDSLPISAGIKETFISNDEPFMMQSCVQKRNIFKEDFHNLITISPNLIPSSKTPEDGHREPQNRKESSKQTFFNHSFEMPYSSQYLNPIYSPIPDKRRVKHESLDDLQASTYFGPTTVLGPQETKKWTGKPTKQTAWPAKSWSLNTEEVPDFERSFFNRKQSEEKPRYQSSSNPSPNFPSVDRHQSYLNAKDQQPIMQANYAVKPNGHKPKEIPSILDVEKHEPVKKFKDKSINCTSVQILSIDRTMSVGTQTEQQVLEHKKCKDLCAAGQGKYGERHSLKQSDDDSEIVSDDISDIFRFLDDMSISGSTGVMQSSCYNSTGSLSQVHKSDCESSPEHNLTKISNGSACNKLEKVVRTDVSNTDDELKTSVCKLVLRIGEIEKKLESLSGVREEISQVLGKLSKLDQKIQQPEKVSVQIDLNSLTSDAASDESNSPQIFQCHNTPHGGKLENNPEWCCSDASGSNSESLRVKALKKSLFTRRSSRSLTEENSATESKIASISNSPRDWRAITYTNQVGITEEEVKERDGGENKDWHRKSKEADRQYEIPQPHRLSKQPKDAFLVEQVFSPHPYPASLKSHMKSNPLYTDMRLTELAEVKRAQPSWTIEEYTRNSGDKGKIAALDLQTQESLNPNNLEYWMEDIYTPGYDSLLKRKEAEFRRAKVCKIAALIAAAACTVILVIVVPICTMKS; from the exons ATGGAGTCCAGCCAGGAATCCTCACTCTTCCTGGTGAAGATATTGGAGGAGCTGGACACGAAGCAGAATACTGTCTCTTACCAGGATCTCTGCAAGTCCCTGTGTGCAAGGTTTGATTTATCCCAGTTGGCCAAGCTCAGAAGCGTGCTGTTTTACACTGCTTGCCTGGATCCTAATTTCCCAGCGACTTTGTTCAAAGACAAAATGAGATGCACTGTAAACAATCAGCAATCAAAGAAAATCATGGTTGCAGCAGATATAGTAACAATATTCAACCTCATACAAATGAACGGGGGAGTGGCCAAGGAGAAGCTTCCAGTTGCAAGGCACaaagtgaagaagaaggagTCCTTTGAGTCCTGCAGGTCTGACACAGAGATCTGCAATATGGCAGAGTGTGTGCCTGACTGTGTGCCCAACTGTGAGCTCAACGACCAGGACTTTAACCGGGGCTTTCCAGTCAGAAGGTCTTcgaaatgcagaaagatggacTGCAAAGACTGCCAGCAGTTCGTCCCCTCATCAGAGCCCAACTTCTTGCTCGGTGTTAATAAGGACGTGAAGGGCCGGGCTGCCTCTCTGGACAGGCTGCAGGCACTGGCATCCTACTCCATCGCCACGTCCCCGCCATGTGAGATGCAGAGTACGTACTTCCCCATGAACATTGAAAATGAGTCTATTTCAGACCAGGATTCCTTGCCTATAAGTGCAGGCATAAAAGAAACTTTCATTTCAAATGACGAGCCGTTCATGATGCAGTCGTGTGtccagaaaagaaatatattcaaAGAAGATTTTCATAATCTGATTACAATATCTCCTAACTTAATACCATCCAGCAAAACACCAGAAGATGGACACAGAGAGCCtcagaacaggaaagaaagctCTAAGCAGACTTTCTTCAACCACAGCTTTGAAATGCCATACAGCAGCCAGTACTTGAATCCAATTTATTCTCCTATACCGGACAAAAGGCGAGTGAAGCATGAAAGTTTAGATGATCTTCAAGCTTCAACATATTTTGGCCCTACTACTGTTCTTGGACCACAGGAAACCAAAAAGTGGACTGGAAAGCCAACCAAGCAAACTGCCTGGCCAGCTAAAAGCTGGAGTTTAAATACTGAGGAGGTCCCTGACTTTGAACGCTCATTTTTTAATAGGAAGCAGTCTGAAGAGAAACCACGATACCAGAGTTCAAGCAACCCGTCTCCAAACTTTCCTTCCGTTGACAGGCATCAGTCCTACCTAAATGCAAAGGATCAGCAACCAATTATGCAGGCAAACTATGCTGTGAAACCCAACGGGCATAAACCTAAGGAAATTCCTTCCATTCTAGATGTGGAGAAACATGAGCCAGTCAAAAAGTTTAAGGATAAAAGCATTAACTGTACTTCTGTCCAGATCTTAAGCATTGACAGGACCATGAGTGTTGGGACACAAACGGAGCAGCAGGTTCTGGAGCACAAGAAATGCAAGGATTTGTGTGCAGCAGGCCAAGGCAAGTACGGCGAGCGGCACTCTCTGAAGCAGTCGGATGACGACTCTGAAATCGTGAGTGATGACATCAGTGACATTTTCCGCTTTTTGGATGACATGAGTATCAGCGGGTCCACGGGAGTGATGCAGTCCTCATGCTACAACAGCACTGGTTCCTTGTCTCAGGTGCATAAATCAGACTGTGAGAGCTCACCTGAGCACAATTTGACTAAGATCTCCAATGGGAGTGCCTGTAACAAACTGGAGAAAGTGGTCAGGACAGATGTCAGTAACACAGATGATGAACTGAAAACGAGTGTCTGCAAATTAGTCTTGAGGATTGGTGAAATAGAGAAGAAACTGGAATCTCTCTCAGGTGTCCGAGAGGAAATCTCTCAAGTCCTGGGAAAATTAAGCAAGCTGGATCAAAAAATCCAGCAGCCAGAGAAGGTCAGCGTGCAAATAGATCTCAACTCTTTGACAAGCGATGCCGCGTCAGATGAGAGCAACTCCCCGCAGATATTTCAGTGCCACAATACTCCTCATGGAGGCAAACTGGAGAATAATCCAGAGTGGTGCTGCTCAGATGCCAGTGGAAGTAATAGCGAGAGTCTTCGAGtaaaagccttaaaaaaaagtttgtttacTAGGAGATCATCAAGATCActaacagaagaaaacagtgcAACCGAATCCAAAATAGCAAGTATTTCAAACTCTCCCCGAGACTGGAGAGCTATTACTTACACCAACCAAGTTGGCATTacagaggaggaggtgaaagAGAGAGATGGAGGAGAAAATAAGGACTGGCACAGGAAATCTAAAGAG GCAGACAGGCAATATGAAATCCCACAGCCACATAGACTCTCTAAACAGCCAAAAGACGCTTTCTTGGTTGAACAAGTCTTTAGTCCTCATCCCTACCCTGCATCACTCAAGTCACACATGAAAAGCAACCCCCTCTACACAGACATGAGGCTGACAGAGCTGGCTGAAGTGAAACGTGCCCAGCCATCATGGACCATAGAGGAATACACGAGGAATTCGGGGGATAAAGGCAAGATTGCAGCCTTGGATCTACAA acTCAAGAATCTTTAAACCCAAACAACTTAGAGTACTGGATGGAAGACATTTATACTCCTGGCTACGATTCCTTGTTGAAACGGAAAGAAGCCGAGTTCAGGAGAGCAAAGGTTTGCAAGATCGCTGCCCTGATCGCAGCGGCCGCTTGCACGGTTATCCTGGTCATTGTGGTTCCCATTTGCACCATGAAATCCTGA